The DNA region CCCACTGGACAATTCATTCAGCACCATATAGCGACTTGTTAGCTACCGCTTTTCTAAACGCAACAGGGACTCTTTTTCTTCGGACGGTCTTTGGGAGATTCGGATTCATTTTTCCAATGGACCCGAATTAATAGATTAGATTTGCATTTAAGGCTAATTCTTTCCTCCTGTTCATGTGGTTGATTTAATGCAGTTTTTCCATGCAGGAGACAGCAGCGATGGAGCTATCACGTTCAACACAGGCAAGCACACATGGGGCAGGATTAAGTTAGGGGCCAGTTGTCTGTCCGGCCAAGTCTGATTACAATAGTCGAATTCATATATGTATACTAATACCGGAATACGGATACTGAGCAAATCGAATGGAGGGAGTGGAGTGACAATTCTTTATATGAACTTTTACCATAATGAAGATTTTACAGGCCTTCTGCAAGTTTCACAGTTTCCTTTGGttccattttccttttcgCTTGTTCTTTTTCTAACCGACGACAgatacttttttatattttattattcggTTCGGGTTTAACAAGTTTGTATGTCGGTATGAGTCTTCCTGTCATGAATACTCAAAATGTCAGGATTGCTGACAGAAGTATAATCGTAATTTCTCATATGTCTTGGGACTTTCACAACTCACATAATTATGGTGTgatagattttaaaaaaaatttcaattatattcaagtcaatttattttcaattcaacaacacaatcattattttttctattttttaaaaaaaatttaactattcaattcaatttttaatattgaattctctcaactattcattatttttttcataatttaacaacacaatcattacttaatcattactttctcttaattattcagtacttttttacattttttctcataattcaataatacaatcattacaaaccaattaaaacaaaaactcaactgaaaaaccaaacacattcttAAACTTCCAGCATATCTACTTCTTCAATTTAAAGATAGGATGGAGCAATCTATTGGAAACCAAAGGAACGAAACAACAATCGACTTATGTACAAAACTCTGTGTGATCCGTCAATTGTATGAGACGAGAAAAGGGATGGTCATCGACAAGAAGACATCGTAACTAACTGTTGCTGAACCCGTATAGtctttatccttttccttgaACTTCTCAGTTAATCCCTGCAAGTGAATCAAATAACCCAAACTCAGCCAGCAAATTCCACGAAAATAATGGATTAGAGGGAGGGCTGTTAAGTCGGTATTCCTAGCAAATGTAAGTACGATAATGACCTTCAGGATCATCCCGCACCTGCATCCAGACGGAAAAGCTGATTAGTAATCTAGCTACGTCAAATTTATTGGATGATTAGTAATCTAGCTAAAAGCCGGATGGCCTTACTCAATGAAACTGTCAAAATTGAGTTCAACCCTTTGACAACTTCCATCGTCGTATCGTGAGATCAAGACTTGGAGGACAGAAGGCGGTACTGCATAGCCTAGGCTGTAGAGGGCATCCCTGAGCTCCCCCAGATCGATTTTCCCGCTTCTGTCCCGATCGAATCTCTCAAAGATGCCCTGCATGCATCAGCAAACTTTATGACCTTTGCTGTCAAGAAGGATCCCAATTGTGTTTCACTAACTGGTATGAAATTGCTGAAAAAATCCAATGTTGATCTGTCTTGGAGGATCCAAACTGCATATATAAAGCAAAAAGTTCGGGAAAAATATGAACTGATGGCACTTGCGTACTTCAGCGTGACAGCAAGGTTATCTTTTATTGTTATTTGGCCGAGTTTTTCAGGCCCCCATCAATTTTGATTTAACAAGTTGAGGATGAACTACTCCAAAATCCTAATACCGATGCAATAAGAGTTAACGGTTTAAGCCATCTGCTCCATGAAAGTAATTCAAGATCTTACGAACTCACCCTCCATTGCTTAAGGCAACTCCACAGGGCAGCAAACTCTTTTGGACCTGCAAAATGAAATTCCAAGTCGAGATGAACACAAAGTCTTACAATGCCAACATGTTCAAACAAAAACTGAGTCCCTGTTGATCGAGCCGATCAGCGAAACCCTTTGAATGAGTACTTCACAAGTTGCTTGCTTTCCAAGGAAAAACATTTACCCACTCGGAGAGGATCGCTAGGATTCCTGAACAGGAACATGAGCAGCCTTATCGTCCTCGGATTGAACCTCTGATACCCAGTACACAGAGCCTGCCGGAGCTCATTCTCGTCAATAAACCCGCTCCTGTCCCTGTCCACCATGTGGAATGCCCTGATTACGTCCAGGTCTGTTCCCGGAGGAAACGATGGCTGAATGTAATAGTAGTCTGGGCGTGCTGCTGGAAACACTCGACTGTAACTGCTATGGAGCTGCTCTGGGTACGGCGAGCTTTCATGGGGACCGCTGTTCTGGGATCGCCCCGGCAGTGACGGGGCAGAGGGCGAGGCCGGCGGGGCATAGGATAGAGAGTTCCACCTGCCAAAGGAGGCCATTGAAGAGGGTTCTCTGGTCCTGAGAAAAAGCAACGGGTAGCATAGCTTTCATgtttatagatagatagatatgggGGGTTGAGTGTATCTCTATTGTGAggtcgtcatcatcatcatggCCAGGTCTGCTTCCACTTCCAATCTCAGGAAGAAGGAGGCGGTGGATTGGTCAACGGATGAAAGCGTGGGCTCTTTTCCATGGATTTTTAACTAACAAAAGTGTAAAATTTTCAGAGGATAATTTGGTGCAATGACACAAGTCATCGATACAAATCATAAGGTCTCGGTTCAATCCTGATATTTTAATCTATTTGATCACTCCCACCTGTGTTCTCTCTCATTCGTCGTCATTGGAGACGATCACTCACTGCTTGAAGCGACTGCACTCGAGTATTCCCCCTAACACGACGATCCCAAGCAGAGGTGCGGCGAGACTGATATTCGTCGGGACGAGtctgattttctgctctgtttctCCATGGCGTTGCTGATGGCACCAAGTCTCCCGCTCGCCCCCATATCATATGGATACCCTATGATAACGAAGATGGCGGCTGAGATGCGGCAACAACAAAGGGAAACAAAAGTTACAAGCATTTTGGCGCTGTTCCAAGGGCCAAAGATAGAATGGATAAACCACAATCTCAACCTCCGGATGACTTTGATTTCGACAAAGAATGCTCCGTGGATGTTGATGGGACCAAGCCACTTGATTACCCGGAGATTTTATGCATCTCCGACCACGATGGAGAAAGTAGTCATGGCACAGGAAACCAATACTATAACCATTCTTCAGTGTTTTAAAGACCAAAGATCAAAAGGCCTATTTTGGATCATACCAAAGGTTCCAAGCAGAAGAATCGGAATCGTTCTTTGAAATCGATTTTCTGGGACTAACACAAGAGCTTCTTCTCGGAGCTTGGGACCATTGGAAAGGATTGTTGCAGGCCCTCATGTCCATTCTACCAATACTACGGCATGCTGGAAGCTGGCACGTTAAAGTTGGACTCCCACCTAGCTACGTTTTCTTGGGTTGGGATATTGAACTGGGTTGGGATACTGAAACTGTTGTATGGCGTTCCTTCCAAGGGTCAGGAGATCGAAGCACGAACAGATGACAAGGCCAACAATAGTAGTTCCCCCACGGAGGATCCCGTCCTAGACTAGAATGTTATGTCATCGGTCCCAGAATAGATTGTAGTGTACATCACCGATGACGAAGATGATGAGGACAATGGCTCAACGACACAGGCTCCCTCGTAATCCATAAGCATTCTCTGTTTTTCGACAAGTTAATCCAGCTCATCCCCGCAAAGTTTTACCTGCCCAATGATGGCAAGGAGAGACTGTGGTTCCATGGCAGTAAGGCCCAGAAGGAATCGGTGAAGAAAGAGTCGAGAAAAAAAGTTAAGAAAGCCAGAAGAGACCGGCTAGATTCCGAGAAATCTTCCGCTACAACTGTTGACTTGTTAATGCAGAGCTTGGAGAAAGAGAAAGTGGACGATAGGagtgacaaagaagatgaagtGGATACCAAGCTTACGGTATCCGGTATGGAAGGTGAGGAACGTAAAGTGGCATATGAAGAGCTCCAGCAACGGCTACATGACAAATCCCGAtaagatcaaaagaaagacCAAGAAGGTCGAGCAGGGGAAGAAGCGGAAGAGAGATGCTAAAGTAGAACCCTCGACTAGTGATGGAGGAGATAGGAAGGTGAACAAAGACTTAGAAAAGGCTTCAAAGGAGCTTTTCTTTTAGCCAAGCCAAGCTTGGGAACGAGGAGGAGAGcacgaagaagaggaagaagctcTCGAAGGAAAAGGAGCTTGAGAGGGCGAGGAAAGGAAACTCTAGGAAGTGAAGAAGTATCCAGTGAAGGGGGAAATGGTCTCGAAGAAGCATTCACGGAAGGCGGCAACAAGCAGGGCTGCGGGGATTAAGGCCCGCAATGACCCGAAGCTGCTGAAGCAGAGCATtcagaaggagaagaagaggcaCTAGAAAAATGCTGAGAAGTGGAAGGATAGGGTCGAGGCTCGGCCGAAGGTGAAGGCAGAGAGGCAGCAAAAGAGGTCAGAGAATGTAGCACGGAGGTCCCCGTGAGAAGAAGATGCGAAAGATCGCTAAGCGGGAGAAGAAGCTCTTGAGGCCTGGATTCGAAGGCCGCAAAGAGGGATTCATTAACGAGCCTTTGGCTTCAACTTAACTTAGGGATCCCTAACCTTGCAGCCTCTTTCAGGAAGCTCCTTTGTAGGAAATACGGGATTTTACCAGTTCTCTGTTGCTGCCGCCTCTTTCATTTCGGTATTCAACGTTAGggatatatatgattaaattCGAAAGGGTAATAATTTCAAGTTTTATCGCATTTTGTTAGAAAGCCGAGCTTCTCAAACATTATTTTATTAGGCCAGGTTAGTCCCCAAGTGTTCCAAGTACGTTGCTATTCCATGTTATGTTGCCTCTGCACTTCCTCTTTTGTGATTTCAGGGGCCTTGTCACATCGTGGTCTTCTCATAATCTTATGTTTTGCACTCCGAAATTGAACCCAAAGCCTTCTACATGCACATATTTACATTTAAATATCACCACCAGCTAGACATCCGAGAGTAAGGATTGATGCTGAAGGATCGGCATAGAGAAAGCAGACTGGAAGCACTACTGTAGGATCGGCATAGGGAAAGCAGATTGAAGCCGTAGTGACCATATAGACACCCTTACTTGAGCAGACATATAATGATGCTGTTGGTGTTATATATTGGTTGGCAGGCGATTCTCGAAGAGGTTTTGGATTGAACCAATTAGGTGGGATAATAG from Punica granatum isolate Tunisia-2019 chromosome 3, ASM765513v2, whole genome shotgun sequence includes:
- the LOC116199059 gene encoding probable calcium-binding protein CML48 isoform X1, translating into MASFGRWNSLSYAPPASPSAPSLPGRSQNSGPHESSPYPEQLHSSYSRVFPAARPDYYYIQPSFPPGTDLDVIRAFHMVDRDRSGFIDENELRQALCTGYQRFNPRTIRLLMFLFRNPSDPLRVGPKEFAALWSCLKQWRGIFERFDRDRSGKIDLGELRDALYSLGYAVPPSVLQVLISRYDDGSCQRVELNFDSFIECGMILKVIIVLTFARNTDLTALPLIHYFRGICWLSLGYLIHLQGLTEKFKEKDKDYTGSATVSYDVFLSMTIPFLVSYN
- the LOC116199059 gene encoding probable calcium-binding protein CML48 isoform X2, translating into MASFGRWNSLSYAPPASPSAPSLPGRSQNSGPHESSPYPEQLHSSYSRVFPAARPDYYYIQPSFPPGTDLDVIRAFHMVDRDRSGFIDENELRQALCTGYQRFNPRTIRLLMFLFRNPSDPLRVGPKEFAALWSCLKQWRGIFERFDRDRSGKIDLGELRDALYSLGYAVPPSVLQVLISRYDDGSCQRVELNFDSFIECGMILKGLTEKFKEKDKDYTGSATVSYDVFLSMTIPFLVSYN